A genomic segment from Vitis riparia cultivar Riparia Gloire de Montpellier isolate 1030 unplaced genomic scaffold, EGFV_Vit.rip_1.0 scaffold824_pilon_pilon, whole genome shotgun sequence encodes:
- the LOC117910725 gene encoding LOW QUALITY PROTEIN: pentatricopeptide repeat-containing protein At2g15630, mitochondrial-like (The sequence of the model RefSeq protein was modified relative to this genomic sequence to represent the inferred CDS: inserted 1 base in 1 codon) codes for MRRAMAGATISRARSLSNKSCCFHAPMGAALRPRFLGPAANTPNAGNTNSSTFHFSFNRNFNSLASSESTPPITEEVINKSVLSSRWHFIEQVSPNLTPXLISNVLYNLCSKPQLVSDFIHHLHPHCLDTKSYCLAVVLLARLPSPKLALQLLKQVMETRIATNRELFDELTLSRDRLSVKSSIVFDLLVRVCCELRRADEAFKCFYMMKEKGIVPKIETCNDMLSLFLKLNRMEMAWVLYAEMFRLRISSTVYTFNIMVNVLCKEGKLKKAREFIGFMEGLGFKPNVVSYNTIIHGYSSRGNIEGARRILDAMRVKGIEPDSYTYGSLISGMCKEGRLEEASGLFDKMVEIGLVPNAVTYNTLIDGYCNKGDLERAFSYRDEMVKKGIMPSVSTYNLLVHALFMEGRMGEADDMIKEMTKKGIIPDAITYNILINGYSRCGNAKKAFDLHNEMLSKGIEPTHVTYTSLIYVLSRRNRMKEADDLFEKILDQGVSPDVIMFNAMIDGHCANGNVERAFMLLKEMDRKSVPPDEVTFNTLMQGRCREGKVEEARMLLDEMKRRGIKPDHISYNTLISGYGRRGDIKDAFRVRDEMLSIGFNPTLLTYNALIKCLCKNQEGDLAEELLKEMVNKGISPDDSTYLSLIEGMGNVDTLVEDNAS; via the exons ATGAGGCGGGCTATGGCAGGGGCAACCATCTCTCGAGCCCGTTCCCTTTCTAATAAATCTTGCTGTTTCCATGCACCAATGGGAGCTGCTCTGAGGCCGAGGTTTTTGGGGCCTGCGGCCAACACACCCAACGCCGGCAATACCAACTCCTCCACTTTCCATTTCAGTTTCAATCGTAATTTCAATTCCCTTGCTAGTTCAGAGAGTACTCCGCCGATCACTGAAGAAGTCATAAACAAATCAGTTTTATCTTCTCGGTGGCATTTCATCGAACAGGTTTCACCCAACCTCACCC CTTTAATCTCCAATGTTCTTTATAATCTCTGCTCTAAACCCCAGTTGGTATCAGATTTCATACATCATCTTCACCCTCATTGCCTCGACACCAAAAGCTATTGCCTTGCCGTTGTCTTACTCGCCCGTCTTCCGTCCCCCAAGCTTGCATTGCAATTACTGAAGCAGGTAATGGAGACCCGCATCGCCACCAACCGTGAGCTTTTTGATGAGCTGACGCTGTCGCGGGATCGTTTGAGTGTGAAAAGTTCTATTGTTTTTGACTTGTTGGTTAGAGTTTGTTGTGAATTGAGGAGGGCTGATGAGGCatttaagtgtttttatatgatgaaagaaaagggtATTGTTCCGAAGATTGAGACATGCAACGATATGTTGAGTTTGTTTCTTAAGTTGAATAGGATGGAAATGGCTTGGGTTTTGTATGCGGAAATGTTTAGGTTGAGGATTAGTTCGACAGTGTATACATTTAATATAATGGTCAATGTGCTGTGTAAGGAAGGGAAGTTGAAAAAGGCACGGGAGTTTATTGGTTTTATGGAGGGGTTGGGGTTTAAGCCAAATGTTGTTAGCTATAATACTATAATTCATGGGTATTCTTCTAGAGGCAACATTGAAGGGGCACGTAGGATTTTGGATGCAATGAGAGTTAAAGGGATTGAACCAGATTCTTACACTTACGGTTCACTTATTAGTGGGATGTGCAAGGAGGGAAGACTTGAGGAGGCATCTGGGCTTTTTGATAAAATGGTGGAAATTGGGTTGGTTCCAAATGCTGTGACATATAATACTCTGATTGATGGGTATTGCAATAAAGGGGACTTAGAGAGGGCTTTTAGCTATAGAGATGAGATGGTTAAGAAGGGAATCATGCCAAGTGTGTCCACTTACAATTTGTTGGTTCATGCATTGTTTATGGAAGGCAGGATGGGTGAAGCTGATGATATGATAAAAGAAATGACAAAGAAGGGGATAATTCCTGATGCCATAACCTATAACATCTTGATTAATGGGTATTCTAGATGTGGGAATGCAAAGAAAGCATTTGATCTCCACAATGAGATGCTGAGTAAAGGAATTGAGCCTACTCATGTGACTTACACATCACTTATTTATGTATTGAGTAGAAGGAACAGAATGAAGGAGGCAGATGACTTGTTTGAGAAGATATTGGATCAAGGAGTCTCCCCTGATGTTATAATGTTCAATGCAATGATTGATGGCCATTGTGCTAATGGGAATGTGGAACGTGCATTTATGCTTTTGAAGGAGATGGACAGGAAGAGTGTTCCTCCTGATGAAGTGACCTTTAATACATTGATGCAAGGACGTTGTAGGGAAGGAAAAGTTGAAGAAGCTCGAATGCTTCTTGATGAAATGAAGAGAAGGGGGATTAAGCCAGATCATATCAGTTACAACACCCTTATAAGTGGGTATGGTAGAAGAGGTGATATAAAGGATGCATTCAGAGTTCGAGATGAGATGTTGAGTATAGGGTTCAATCCTACGCTTCTCACTTACAATGCCCTTATAAAATGCCTATGCAAAAACCAGGAGGGAGATCTTGCTGAAGAGCTTCTCAAAGAAATGGTGAATAAAGGCATTAGTCCAGATGATAGCACCTATTTATCTTTGATCGAGGGTATGGGGAACGTTGATACCTTGGTGGAAGACAATGCTTCGTAA